A single window of Oerskovia paurometabola DNA harbors:
- a CDS encoding PPOX class F420-dependent oxidoreductase yields MARRIATTDRIGRAELVAFLRANRRAVLLTRRANGAPQMSPVTYGVDGEGRVVVSTYPDRAKAVNLRRDPAASLCVLGEDFDDAWVQVDGTAEVIDLPDSVEPLVEYYRSVAGEHPDWDEYRQAMVAQGKSLLRVTITGWGPVATGGFPARLAQD; encoded by the coding sequence ATGGCCAGGCGGATCGCGACCACGGACCGGATCGGACGCGCGGAGCTCGTCGCGTTCCTGCGCGCCAACCGGCGGGCCGTGCTGCTCACCCGGCGCGCGAACGGCGCCCCGCAGATGAGCCCCGTCACGTACGGGGTCGACGGCGAGGGGCGCGTCGTGGTCTCGACCTACCCCGACCGCGCCAAGGCCGTGAACCTGCGGCGCGACCCCGCCGCGTCGCTGTGCGTCCTGGGCGAGGACTTCGACGACGCCTGGGTCCAGGTCGACGGCACGGCCGAGGTGATCGACCTGCCCGACTCGGTCGAGCCCCTCGTCGAGTACTACCGGTCGGTCGCCGGGGAGCACCCCGACTGGGACGAGTACCGCCAGGCCATGGTCGCGCAGGGCAAGTCGCTGCTGCGCGTGACGATCACGGGTTGGGGCCCCGTGGCCACGGGCGGGTTCCCGGCACGGCTCGCGCAGGACTGA